A stretch of the Uranotaenia lowii strain MFRU-FL chromosome 3, ASM2978415v1, whole genome shotgun sequence genome encodes the following:
- the LOC129758252 gene encoding carboxypeptidase B-like, with protein sequence MSQLLALALSLAVLSDISATIINDNIDNNDSAQNDCHSGKLYSIAQRSAAQNAYLKRLWKEDSSLDFWRFSKSWDQDVEVLVPNEVDTEFGLGLRAHGIEYRSKNVSSCERLEQIDRAINNPLDVTSKFLNVDEINGFIDSIARKYPKLVELSTVGRSFDNRSLRTVTIRNGEKPSKEAILIDAGMHAREWIAPATALYSIKRLVENPDLLLNFTWIFVPLANPDGYQHSLKWNRFWRKTRRRGFICFGTDPNRNFGFHWGESGSSINECSFTYQGPKPFSDSETQVIRDLMHSRNHSIKFYLSLHSYGRMLLYPWGYNRDLHKNWKQLDAVARAGYQAMTKAYNVQYRVGGSGKILYKAAGSSDDYAIGMANIPISMTMELPPSSGGFHPPQAKIESYVKEGFTGIHAMAVKVRELKLPGK encoded by the exons ATGTCACAGTTGCTTGCACTAGCGCTTTCACTAGCGGTGCTCAGCGATATCTCGGCAACAATCATCAACGATAACATCGATAATAATGACAGTGCCCAGAACGATTGTCACAG cGGTAAACTGTACAGCATTGCGCAACGATCCGCAGCACAGAACGCGTACTTAAAACGGTTATGGAAAGAGGACTCGAGCTTGGATTTTTGGCGTTTTTCGAAATCATGGGATCAGGATGTCGAAGTTTTGGTTCCCAATGAGGTGGACACCGAATTCGGGTTAGGCCTGAGGGCACACGGCATCGAATACAGAAGTAAAAATGTTAGTTCCTGTGAACGATTGGAACAAATCGATCGAGCGATCAACAACCCGTTGGACGTTACCAGTAAGTTTTTGAATGTTGACGAGATTAATGGATTTATCGATTCAATCGCCCGAAAGTATCCAAAGTTGGTTGAGCTCTCTACAGTAGGGAGATCTTTCGATAACAGATCGCTGAGAACGGTTACGATCAGAAACGGAGAAAAACCGTCCAAAGAGGCTATCCTTATAGATGCAGGGATGCACGCTAGAGAATGGATAGCTCCAGCAACAGCTTTATACTCCATAAAACGGTTGGTAGAAAATCCAGATCTACTGCTGAATTTTACATGGATTTTCGTGCCACTGGCAAATCCGGACGGTTACCAACACTCGCTCAAGTGGAACCGATTTTGGCGTAAGACTCGTCGACGGGGATTTATATGTTTCGGAACTGATCCCAACAGAAATTTTGGCTTCCACTGGGGAGAGTCAGGTTCTTCAATCAACGAGTGCAGCTTCACCTACCAAGGACCCAAGCCGTTTTCCGATTCGGAAACACAAGTCATCCGGGATCTGATGCATTCCAGAAACCATTCGATCAAATTTTACCTTTCCCTCCATTCCTATGGAAGGATGCTGCTCTATCCGTGGGGCTACAACCGGGATCTTCacaaaaattggaaacaacTTGACGCTGTGGCACGGGCCGGTTATCAAGCCATGACCAAAGCATACAACGTGCAGTATCGAGTCGGCGGATCTGGCAAGATCCTGTACAAGGCAGCCGGATCCAGTGATGATTACGCAATCGGCATGGCTAATATTCCGATTTCGATGACCATGGAGCTGCCACCTTCGAGCGGGGGATTCCATCCGCCACAAGCGAAAATTGAATCGTACGTAAAGGAAGGTTTTACCGGGATACACGCCATGGCAGTCAAAGTGAGGGAATTGAAGCTGCCCGGGAAGTGA